Proteins encoded in a region of the Marinomonas maritima genome:
- a CDS encoding DUF2127 domain-containing protein, translated as MQTKRGALAYSLIRFVEAYGLWKGFIWTEWFALVTGAIYLPFEVYEIVFHTHILSISVFVLNIAVVWYMTHVLRSKRKGRSTANIGTKSN; from the coding sequence TTGCAGACGAAGCGTGGAGCTCTCGCTTATTCTTTGATTCGGTTCGTTGAAGCATACGGTTTATGGAAAGGGTTTATTTGGACTGAATGGTTTGCACTGGTAACAGGGGCAATCTATTTACCATTTGAAGTGTATGAAATCGTGTTTCATACACATATTCTGAGCATCAGCGTATTTGTGTTAAATATTGCCGTGGTTTGGTATATGACCCACGTACTACGCAGTAAACGAAAAGGAAGAAGCACTGCGAATATTGGTACAAAATCCAACTAA
- a CDS encoding transglutaminase domain-containing protein, giving the protein MDYYRSVSEFTDPANYRELLRTCPNQIEEICTFTQNFLIHAYWLNNYHYSVSDSVKHQEMQLRSISAILDAAASKNKNILEQSRAPFERVISTCRDFSLMVCSILRAKDIPARLRCGFATYLSTDHFEDHWVCEYWNKETSMWIKVDAQLDNIHLENLEIDFDTCNVPDKKFIFAGEAWELCRKGKENPAYFGIQGLTGLSFIKANIVRDLFALRKIEMLPWDMGWGILNGPLVPITDTAEMSILDNLAIISKKSNENQAVEALKTKQLKLPNDWDWFQSPTIEQLMNT; this is encoded by the coding sequence ATGGACTATTATCGTAGCGTTAGTGAATTTACTGATCCCGCTAATTACAGGGAACTTCTTCGAACCTGCCCTAATCAGATTGAAGAAATTTGCACCTTTACACAGAATTTTTTAATACATGCGTATTGGCTTAATAACTATCATTATTCTGTTTCTGATTCCGTGAAGCACCAAGAAATGCAATTGAGGTCAATATCAGCGATCCTTGATGCAGCCGCTTCAAAAAATAAAAACATCTTAGAACAATCACGCGCGCCATTTGAGAGAGTAATCAGTACCTGCCGAGACTTTTCATTGATGGTTTGTTCCATTCTCAGAGCAAAGGACATCCCAGCAAGACTCAGATGTGGGTTTGCTACCTATTTGTCCACTGATCATTTTGAAGATCACTGGGTTTGTGAATACTGGAATAAAGAAACATCAATGTGGATTAAAGTTGATGCTCAACTTGATAACATACATTTAGAAAACTTAGAAATTGATTTTGATACTTGCAACGTACCAGACAAAAAGTTCATATTTGCAGGCGAAGCATGGGAACTCTGTCGAAAAGGCAAAGAGAACCCGGCTTATTTTGGAATCCAAGGACTGACAGGCCTGTCTTTCATCAAAGCTAATATAGTTCGAGATCTATTCGCATTGAGAAAAATTGAAATGCTACCTTGGGATATGGGTTGGGGTATTCTCAATGGCCCATTAGTGCCGATAACAGACACTGCGGAAATGTCAATTCTGGATAATCTGGCGATAATTAGTAAAAAATCCAATGAAAACCAAGCAGTGGAAGCCCTAAAGACCAAACAACTAAAACTACCAAATGACTGGGATTGGTTTCAAAGTCCTACCATAGAACAACTAATGAATACTTAA
- a CDS encoding aminotransferase-like domain-containing protein: MNTIWKVSKETFDLASLAQPKYKALAMLIEQAMLVGELPDQHKLPAQRLLADALMITHGTVTRAYDLLEKKGLVTAKLGAGTYVNLPRSQKKGAFLTEYDFASSMQPIFGQQTLVKNALNELALDLNAVEEVMTYAPQGVQKHKQVFATWLASKHIKIDTNDIVFTQGAQQGIYTCLQVLTREKNYLMHEALAYPGFFRAIDASRVTPLAIPMTSHGLDLQVMESYCQEFKPKALYITPNMQNPTNVQYSAEMLAEIVSLSRQYDFYIIEDDVNYCLPENWRVPLQQQAPDRVFYLSSLSKYVAGGLRVAYALVPPQWQAAFNLSLHSQCWMVSTLSIEVAARFLVNEGFKHNQLLLANEMRYRQGAFLAFAERHGLSIKGGGLNVWLALPNNLNMNQFSGFCASKSIKVRTADLFSHPMSTLSPANGLRVSLGGFNTRADFDVGLAMFESALLEFNRQQEVVI; this comes from the coding sequence ATGAATACAATTTGGAAAGTCAGTAAAGAAACATTCGATCTGGCCAGTTTGGCTCAGCCAAAATATAAAGCACTGGCAATGTTGATTGAGCAAGCTATGTTAGTGGGAGAGTTACCAGACCAGCATAAATTACCCGCGCAACGGCTGCTTGCAGACGCATTGATGATTACGCATGGCACGGTAACGAGAGCCTATGATCTCTTAGAAAAAAAAGGTCTTGTCACCGCGAAGTTGGGTGCTGGAACCTATGTGAATTTACCAAGATCACAGAAAAAAGGGGCTTTCTTAACAGAATACGATTTTGCGTCCAGTATGCAGCCAATATTTGGTCAGCAGACGCTAGTAAAGAATGCATTAAACGAGCTTGCTTTAGACCTTAACGCCGTTGAAGAAGTCATGACGTACGCGCCTCAAGGCGTGCAGAAACACAAACAAGTGTTTGCGACTTGGTTAGCGTCCAAACACATTAAAATCGATACCAACGACATTGTATTTACGCAAGGTGCTCAGCAGGGTATTTATACCTGCTTGCAAGTGCTCACTAGAGAAAAAAATTATTTGATGCATGAAGCCTTGGCGTATCCTGGATTTTTCCGAGCGATAGACGCCAGCAGAGTGACTCCTCTTGCCATCCCAATGACGTCCCATGGCTTAGATTTACAGGTAATGGAAAGCTACTGCCAGGAGTTTAAACCGAAAGCCCTGTACATCACACCCAACATGCAAAATCCGACCAACGTGCAATATTCTGCAGAAATGTTGGCCGAGATTGTATCGTTAAGTCGCCAATACGATTTTTATATTATCGAAGACGATGTGAATTATTGTCTGCCAGAAAACTGGCGAGTACCGCTGCAACAACAAGCACCAGATCGCGTATTTTATCTTTCTAGTTTGTCTAAATACGTGGCCGGTGGATTAAGAGTAGCCTATGCCTTGGTTCCACCCCAGTGGCAGGCCGCTTTTAATTTAAGCCTTCATAGTCAATGTTGGATGGTATCGACATTGAGTATAGAAGTGGCAGCACGTTTCCTTGTCAATGAAGGGTTCAAACATAATCAACTTTTGTTAGCGAATGAGATGCGCTACCGACAAGGTGCCTTTCTTGCCTTTGCTGAAAGACATGGACTATCTATCAAAGGAGGGGGGCTGAATGTTTGGTTGGCTTTACCGAATAACCTCAATATGAACCAATTCAGCGGTTTCTGTGCCTCAAAAAGCATTAAAGTGAGAACAGCAGATTTATTCAGTCATCCAATGTCGACTTTGTCCCCCGCTAATGGTTTAAGAGTGTCTTTAGGTGGTTTTAATACAAGAGCAGACTTTGATGTAGGGTTAGCGATGTTTGAAAGTGCTTTGTTGGAATTTAACCGTCAGCAAGAGGTGGTTATTTAG